Proteins from a single region of Ischnura elegans chromosome 2, ioIscEleg1.1, whole genome shotgun sequence:
- the LOC124154630 gene encoding adapter molecule Crk codes for MAASFDPSDRASWYFGPMSRQDATDLLLTEEGGVFLVRDSTTIHGDYVLCVKEDSKVSHYIINKIQQGEQTNFRIGDQMFSDLPGLLAFYKLHYLDTTPLIKPAPRRIEKIVAKYDFDGRDADDLPFKKGDILTVVSKDEEQWWTARNSCGRTGSIPVPYVQKLEDGQHCLNDGNRPGSGGSNAVSQQQDAAVRRTNIQRKLPAYARVKQARVPNAYDKTALKLEVGDIIKVTKMNINGQWEGELNGKVGHFPFTHVEFVDSENNDGVDES; via the coding sequence atggcgGCATCATTTGACCCTAGTGATAGAGCAAGCTGGTATTTTGGGCCTATGTCTCGTCAGGATGCAACTGATCTGTTGCTTACTGAGGAGGGAGGAGTTTTTCTTGTCAGAGACAGCACTACCATCCATGGAGATTATGTACTGTGTGTCAAAGAAGACAGTAAAGTGAGTCATTACATCATAAACAAGATACAACAGGGAGAACAGACTAACTTCCGAATCGGTGATCAGATGTTTTCTGATTTGCCTGGTCTCTTAGCTTTTTACAAGTTACACTACCTTGATACCACACCTCTCATAAAACCCGCGCCACGTCGCATCGAGAAAATCGTtgcaaaatatgattttgatgGCAGAGATGCCGATGATTTACCGTTCAAGAAAGGAGATATATTAACTGTTGTTTCGAAGGATGAAGAACAGTGGTGGACAGCCAGAAACAGTTGTGGTCGCACTGGTTCAATACCTGTACCGTATGTCCAGAAGCTGGAGGACGGACAACATTGCTTAAATGACGGAAATCGCCCTGGCTCTGGGGGAAGTAATGCTGTTAGCCAGCAGCAAGATGCCGCAGTACGGAGGACCAACATTCAAAGGAAACTCCCAGCTTATGCCAGAGTGAAGCAAGCCAGAGTTCCAAACGCATACGACAAGACAGCCCTTAAGTTGGAAGTTGGGGATATAATTAAGGTTACAAAAATGAACATTAATGGTCAGTGGGaaggagaattgaatggaaaaGTGGGGCATTTTCCCTTCACGCATGTAGAATTTGTTGACTCGGAAAATAACGATGGTGTTGATGAGAGTTAA